The Bacteroides fragilis NCTC 9343 genome includes the window GCATTATTACAAATACCATATCGTGGAAAAAATGTCATTCCATTATCAATATCATCTATCAGACCATCTCCGGCTATGGCTACAGCCTCCCCTGTCCTCTTGTCATAAAGAGCTATATGTGATTCATTATATCCTCTCCAGGCCGAAGAAAAAGCCTTTAGATTCAACCACCATAAAAACAAATACCGTTCTCCCTCACTGACATGATATACCCACTTTTTATTATCAATTAATTGAGCTAATTCACTATTCTGTGCTTTCTCTTTCATTGTTTCTACATTTCCTTTTGACGAAGAGACTATTTTAACATACTCATCTAAATACAATTTCTTATAATCATTCAAAAAGCACCGATTATCCGCCTTTGAACCTTTAAACTCAAGAGTCCACCGCTTTTGGAGCCCTGTATCCGTTACTGTATAAATAGCATCTGTAAAACAGTTATAGAAAATTGTCGTATCTTTATAATCAGAAAAAGTATAAGGCATTCCTCCACCAACTCCCGAAGGGGTGAGAAATAGGCTATCCGAAATTATTCTATCGCCATGTCGAACGTTTAATTCGGCATCCATCCAAAAGATAGAATCAGGATAATTTACGATCAAATAGTCCTTTCCAGACTTTACCATAGCATATACATTTTTTAATCCAGAAGCTATTTTTCCCTCAATACCTTTATCACGATATGCAATCCTAATTTCCTTTCCTGTAAATTTTCCTTTTGCATCAAACTGGATAATCTTGTCTCCTTGTGTATAAAAGATGTTGCGATCACGATCATAGAAAATACTATATCCAAAACCACTTTCCTCACCTGGCCCTTGCCCCAGTGCACCAATATTTGCTACAAATCGTCCTTCTTTATCAAATAAGCTTCCCGGATAAACGCCCCAATAGGGTTTTACATAAGAAATAAGCATCTTATCTTTTACATAACTTTTTGTTGTTTCTAAAGGAACATAAGTAATACTATCAACAAAAGCTGAAAGTTTCATTGGAACAGGATGCTCCATTGCATCGCCAATGCGAATGGTACGATCCACAACCTTAACTTGCTCTTGCTTGGCACCCCCTGAAATACAGGAGGTAAACAGGAAAATGAATAAAAATAAAAAGATCTGCTTCATTTACACTACCTATTTAATGAATAAGAAGGTGAATACGAGTATTCCAACTTCTCAATAATAATTCTTCTATTTTAAAGTTGCAATCATCAAAATCGGATTGCTATCCTCAGTCGCACTTTCCAAAACTCGGATTAGCTCCTTTTTCTTGGACTCATCTATTACGGTAGATGATTTTATTTGGTCGATATCAATCCAGTTCTCATCACCGCCGGGTTCTAATATATCTACCCAGTATTTACCGGAAGAACGGCTGTCAACAGTAAAATCACCTCCACCTAAATCATTATCTAACACAAAATCACGTTTCATTTGACGCAAAGGAAAGCTAAACCAGGGGACATCACGCTCGGTTATTGCACTTTGTCGCTTCTGCAGTCTAACACTTCCATCTTTTTTATTATAGCAATAGGTATATACCTCCTCGCCTTTACTACCCACCAAATAAATGAAAGCTTTAGTCGGATAGTAGGACTTGATCGAAAAATAATCGAAAGCCTTTCTATCTTTAAACCATAAGTGAGTAACCTCATAGTCTCCTTTCTCTTCTCTTGTACAAATTACATATTGAGACAAGAGGTCATTCGTCGCATCGTCATAGCAATAAATTGTATCAGTATCTGGATATTTAAGGGTCAGTTGATTATTGTAAGTGTCTATACTGGTTTGATATTCCATCCAAAGATTAATCATTCTACCTTTATCGACACAGTTAGCTATAATTTGCTCTTCTCTACCCATATGTGCTGGATTCTTAAATAATTTTTTTTCTTGAAAAGCCGTGTCCAAAAAAGCAAAAGACCACAATGAATCTTTATCTATTAATTTATATAAAGCTATATTCTGAGCAGCAAAGAAATTTCCATTATATAAGATATATTGACTATATACAGATGAGAATAGATTATTGATTGTCTGCTGATCAACTATTTTCTTTTTAAACTCTCCCTTGAAATTATATACCAAAATACCATTGTTATTAGAAATAATATAGACCTCCTTTTTATATTCATCAACGAGAAAGGTTGAAAAATTGACATATTCTCCTGGAGCTTGCCCTATACTGCCAATTCTATTCAAAAATTTCCCCGTTCGGGAAAAACGATAAATATAAAATTTATTAAAATCATGAATCCATATATCATGTTCTGTCACTTGTATTCGTCTTATTTCACCTAACATAGATTGATCTGTCATTTCCAAAGGAACAATTTCTAGTTTTTCAGCAGATTCACTCAGCAAAAGTGAAGGTACAGTCGATACATCCTCAGAAAGATTAATGACAGGTATTCCTGACTTGGATATAGGCTCTTGCTTCATATTGGAACTGCATCCCAATAGCGTAATTATTAGTAATAATATAGACTTCATCACAATTTATTTATTAGAAACAACATATTTTTCCATCATAGGAACCTACTCTATTATTTTAAAGTTGCAATCATCAAAATCGGATTGCTATCCTCAGTCGCACTTTCCAAAACTCGGATTAGCTCCTTTTTCTTGGATTCATCTATTACAGTAGATGATTTTATTTGGTCTATATCAATCCAGTTTTCATCACCGCCAGGTTCTAATATATCTATCCAGTATTTACCGGAAGAACGGCTGTCAACAGTAAAATCACCTCCACCTAAATCATTATCTAACACAAAATCACGTTTCATTTGGCGCAAAGGAAAGCTGAACCAGGGCACATCACGCTCGGTTATTGTGCTTTGTCGTTTCTGCAATCTAACACTTCCATCTTTTTTATTATAGCAATAGGTATATACCTCCTCGCCTTTACTACCTACCAAATAAATGAAATCTTTAGTCGGATAATAAGAAAAAATGGAAAAATAATCGAAAGCCTTTCTGTCTTTAAACCATAAATGAGTAGCTTCATAATCCCCTTTTTCTTCATCTGTAAAGATTGCATATTGAGGCGAAAGTTGGTTTGTCGCATCATCATAACAATAAATAGTATCGGTATCCGGATATTTAAGGGTCAATTGGGCATTATAAGTATCCATACTGGTTAGATATTCCCTCCAATAATTAACCATTCGGTCCATATTGGCACGGTTGGCTATAATCTGTTCTTCTCTACCTACATGCGCCGGATTTTTAAAATATTTCTTTTTTTGAAAGTCGTCGCCCAAAGAAACGAATGACCACAATGAATCTTTATCTATCGGCCTATACAATCCGAAATTTTGAGTAGCAAAGAATTTTTGATTATTCAAGATATATTGATCATACGGAGATGAAAACAACTGCAAAATCATTTGAATGTCAATAATTTTTCTTTTAAAGTTTCCTTCAAAATCGTATGCTAAAACACCGTTAGTATTGGCTATAATATACACCTCTTTTTTATCTTCATCGACAAGAAAAGTTGAATAAGTGGTATATTCACCCGGACCCTGGCCGATGCTACCTATTTTATTAAGAAATTTTCCCGTACGGGAAAAACGATAAATATAGAATTCGCGTCCATGATCTATCCATATATTATGATCAGTTACTTGCATTTCCGTAATATCACTCAATACAGATTCATCTGTCATTTCCAAAGGAACAATTTCCAATTTCTCCGCCGCCTCACTCAAAAGAAGTGAAGGTACAGTCGATACATCCTCAGAAAGATTAATGACAGGTACTCCTGACTTGGATATAGGCTCTTGCTTCTTATTGGAACTGCACCCCAATAATACAAATACGCCGATTAGCAATAAGGACATGTGTTTCATAGCCACAATTGAATTAAGATTTATTGTTTGTGCATAAGGTCCCCACTATCCAATATTAGAGACGAGAATCTCCCTGCAAATGTTTTCACGGCTACAATATACTACATTTTCGTAGTATATAATCTTTTTTTGCAGTTTTTTTTCTCCCATACATCTTTTATAACCTAAACCTAAATAGTATCATTTTGTACCATAAAATATTTCTTAACTGTAGCCAGCTTACGAGTGCTAATCCTATAAATTTTATTATTATCCATCTTTATATGATATGCCCCGTCCTGAAGTACACAATCTACAATACGCTCTTTATTTACTATAATTCCTCTATTTATCAGCAGAAAATCGGCAGGCAATTTTTCCAGAATCACACGTAGGCTTATTAAAAACAGAATACTGTTCCTACCTCCTATTTGTAATATACAGTAAGGCTTGCTATATTCCACAGCAATTAAATCCTGATACAAACATTCTCCATAAGATTTCTTATATGAAAACGTTATCTTATCTTCTCTAAACTCTATTTTATCCATGGCTAACAGATTTGAATTACATCACTCAAAAAGGGACCTCCCTCCTTGGTTCAAAGTTAAATCATGTTGAACCAATTCGCAAATTATCTACCCGGACAAATTCATGAAAAATAATGCGATATAAACCACTGTATATAAGTACAATAGACATGAAGCGCACGATTTTAACCCTAAATACCCGGACAGTTACAAGCTTGTAATACAAGTCAATTTTACCATTATACCTACTTTAGCCCTCTATATCCACCAATATAATGCCAACGGTTCTTCCAAAAACCTTCTTATGGTCCACTCCTATAAAAGACAATATTTAGTCTATACCTTCTTTTGAATTTTATAAAAAAACATTCGTTCTTTTACTCCAATATTACCACTATAGGATTGTCTTCTTCTTTACTACCCGTTTTCTTTTTCACTTCATCACACAACTCATCAGGTTGCAGCAGAGCTATAAAACAGCCATCAGAACTTACTCCCCTAACTCTGAGAGATTGTCTATTAACTGTATCCAACAGTCTATCTCCGCACATCAACACAACTCTATGATCAGCTTTATAATATAGTCCACAAAAAGCCTGCCTATTTTTAGTATAGAACCCTGTATGAAAATGAAAATAAATACATCTCTCATTTTCCAAAGCATAATCAATCATGATTTTCTTTTCACATCCACCTTCTTCCAACCGATCTTGATATTGCCAAGCCCAATCCCCTAGCTCGAAAATTAAATAAGGTTTAATTTTACTATCCGACAGCGTATAGATCGTATCGTTGAATGTTTGTTTTAATCTAATATCATTCTCAAACCGCCATAAGGAAGGACTATTAATGGCTGTGTAAAACTTTCCACCATTGGCAAATGAAGCCATTGTCAAATCACCGCCATAAGATGCATAATCCCCTAAAAGTTCCGATATAGATTGTAAATCATCCATAGGAAGTAAATCTATCGGTAAACCTACTATATCTGTAATGTGATTAGAGTTTTCGTCTATACAAAACAAGGGTGACTTGGAAATATCAAGTTTATTATGTCCCCATAGTTTACCATAAGTAACATATAGATAGCTTTGCTGCAAATTATAGCGTACATTATCATCTATACAAATTCTATCTTTATAATTACCAGCTAAATCATACAATATTAAATCATTACCCCAACCTAAAACATATATTATGTTTTGGTCATAATCAACCCAATAGTTCACTTTTCCCCAAGCATCTTTAGCATATCCCTGCGGGTCTGTTCCGACATGACCTATATCCCGAATAAATTTACCGGTAGATCGATCAAAAAGTTTCAGGCATTGATTTACGGAAGATACAAGTATGGCATGCTCTAACACCCGCATATCCGGCATTTCTCCCACAAGGCTACTATCATTTGTTTCCAATGCTACATATCTCACATTAGAAGATATTGTCTGTGCCGTTATCTTTCCTAAAGCATTCATTGCTGCACCCACATTTATCTTATTATCCGGCTCAACATTTTGCATACATGAATACAAAACACATATAAAAATTACATACAAAACTTTCATACAGAATTCATTTTAAGATGTCATTATTATATCACAACCTTTGATCTGTATTATACAGATCAAATTCAGCAGACCACATAAAGTACAATGACGAAATAAACAGTTTCATACCCTATGAAATTAAATTAATTAACGGGAGCGCCTCCAAGCAGTCCTTTCCACAACTACTATTCTCTATATTGCAGTCCATAAAAGCACATATTGTTTTCACCGATTTTATCACCTCCCGTATACGGCAACAAGATCAAAGAATCTGTAAAAGCCAAATCGGGATAGATAGATGCACCGGCAGGAATCACATACTCTGCACTATTCAAAAAATCAGGTGATATACACATGACGGAAAAGGGCTTTCCTCCCACTCCATGACCATCTAAAGGCCCCTGTTGAATACGCCAGAACACATTATGATAGGCATCGTAACACAATGGGAAATAATAACCGGTTTTGAGGCATCCGAAACCGGGCTCCGACCCATTTATATCCGGTAAATGGAAAAAAGGATCTGTAAAGGTAGAAGGAAAATCATATTCTTTACTCTTTTTTGCAGACAGATCGTAAACATAAACTTTGGAAGACGCAGGGAAATTATAAATCAACCGGTCACCGTAGGGAAGCACGTTGACACAACCCAGTAATTGCATATCTCCCTCTTTCCTTATCACATCAGGACAATGTATCTCCACTTCATCCCGTATATTCCAATCGTCACACGAAACAATCAGCACTTTCTTCGGATATTCTCCCGTAGTATCTTTCTCATAAAAGTAGAGGGGTAAAGCCACTCTTCCATTCGCAGCATCAAATCCGAAGAAGCTATACACGCTAAAGTAAACAGTAAGATCGGGAACGGCTATTCCATACCCTTCTTCCTTAATCTGCGGAAAATCATTGAGAAGTTTCTTAGACACCACTTTTCCATCCTGACCAACCCGATACAAACCACCGGTATTCAGTATGATAAACGAATCTTTATAATAGCCGATCCCTTTGGGAGCAAGTATCTGATCCGGACCATCCTTAGCCAGAGCTATTTGCTTTAATGGCCGGCGATCAGCCAGATTCAGGATGTCAATGGAATGAAGTTTTCCATTATAAACAATCAGACACTCTTTACCATCGATCCGGGCTGAAGTAGAATAGCAAAAAGTACCGGCATAGCTTTGTAAATAATCATCATTAACATCAAATGCAAAAGCTTCTATTCTCTGAAGTTCTGTTTTCACCTGCGTTTTTTTCTCTCCACAAGCAATAAGACCCAGAATCAGCATCAAGGTCCATACATTAACAAAAAAGGTGTTCTGTTTCATATTAGTCGTTTTGCAACAAAGCTTTGGGTTCATGAGCAACGTATCAATCCCCTAAGGCATCAAGTAAAAACATATATTCCGCTTCATTCTTCTGCCTGTTTATCAATAAATAAGGCTTAAAATTATTTCTCCAAAAATAAGGATTGCATTTAATAAAAGCAAACTTTTCAGCGAGAAACAATACATATATTTATTTGCGAATCAATAAAATACGAATATATCGTAATTTAGTGTTGATAATCAGGCGGGTATTAAACAAATCATAGAGACGACCACACACTCAATAGACAAAGCTCGACCAAAGAAATAGAGAAACGTAAGGAAACAGAGTGTTTCTATGACAAATAGTTGCAATATACCGTTCCCAGCTAACCGAACATTGGTAGAAGCGGCAAGAAATAGAAATAAAAATGAATAAAAAAAGCAATGATATACAACAAAAGCGAATAAATCCAGAGAAATGGCATAATCATGCAAGCAGGATATGAATAAACAGAATATGGTAAGTTAACTTCATGAAAGGAGTAAGTTAACTTCCTGTCGGTAGAAAACTAATTCTTTGCCAACAGGATGTTAACTTACTAAAAACGGAGGATAAATCAGTGACCCAATTGGGGAAGAAAGAGGCTGGTTGCATACTGAAAAAGAAAAAGCACCGATAGAAGAAAGAAAGCAAACAGCAAGCACAGGAGACAAGTAGACAGACGGATCAAGGAATATCATATCCAAACATCCGCCAATCAGCAAAACAGCTACAATATAGACAAACACAGAAGCCAAATGCAGCGCATTTTTTGCGCTGCATGAATCTTCATCCGAATTTATCCGGTTACAGACAGAGCTTACCGGACAAATTGTAAATTTGACAAAATGAAATTAACTCGTCATTTAGGAGGGAAATCGACTACAATAACGAATTTACTTCTGACTGGTATTTTTTTATCTGTCATTCCGGGTAAAAGTTTAGCCTGCCGGATCAGCCTTAAGGCTTCTTCATCCAACTCTTTCAGCCCACAAGTTCCCTCGCTCTTATTCTTCATAGCCCCGCTCTGAGGATCGAGATCCCATCCATAACTGATGCCTACACCTGTAATTGTTCCGTCTTTTTCTGCTATGCCACGCACAAGGACGCGCTTGCCCTTTTTCGGATCCCAATCTTTATATTTATTATGAGTACGGAAATAATCAATGGCATCAGGAAGTATAGCTGAATATGGAGATACACTCCACACTGTATCCGCCTCCGATGCTACTTCGGACTGAACGGCAGTCTTTACCGGTTCCTCTTTTGCCGGTTGTTGTTCCTGCTCCGTTATTTTCTGAACCGGATTAGCAGAAAGTATCAGACTTTCTCCTTTTGACTTAAACTTACCGACCAGAATATAGTTATTATCGTCAACGGAAATCGAATTCTTTAATTTTGTAAGTCGATCTGATTCTTCTTTAGAAAAACGTTCGGGTCTAGCAAGGACTTTTTCCAATTCATCAATCAAATCTCCCGGATCGAGATTCATCAGAAAACGTCCGTCCTGAAAACAGTCGTACGGATACTCGACCGGAATGCCCCCAAGTTCATCAATCACCAATGTACAATAGGTCCCTTTCAGGCTATGCTTATCTATCAAAACATTCATTGGAGGCATACCCTGCCCATTAACAACCTCTGTTATGATGTTGACCCAATAATGTCCGGGAAACTCCGTATACGTATGCTTGGGAATATCCTGAGTCCCGAAATTGGCGGTAAAAACAGGAACCAAACGATTCTCTTTCGCATCATAGTGATACAAGGAATCTTGTACGGCAGACCAATTAAAGATGAAGAAGTCAAAAGAACCGGCATTCCGGTTACTGCTCACTTCATTGCTGTAATCATCATAAGTATAATAAGGAGTCGAACTGATGGATTGCAATACATTTCCTTTGAGATCTTGTTGCCAAAGCACAAATTTATTTTCTAAATCCTGGAAAGGCAAGATGCCCATAGTCAATAGATTCTTTTTCGTATCTACCCGGAACACTCCTTTAGGAACTCGGGCCGGCAAAGGTATCGGAGGAAGTATATTTCCATCCAAGTCAAAAACCAATAGTTGATTTGAAGTCCACGGAAGCATATAAATCCGATTATTCACTTCATCGATCTGAGCATCATAAATATTGGTATACTCACCGGGACCTTGCCCAAGCCCGCCAATTTGACGCAGGAAAGTCCCATTCTTATCAAATAGCTTACAAGGCATTAAATAACTTCCCAAAAGCATGTACCGGTCAGAGACCGCCATATATCCGGACTTGACTAATGCCGTATCCCGGGTTTCAAGCTTGATAATCTCCAGGTCGTCTACCAACTGGCTGAGCCGTATCTGCATGGTATCTTTTATCAACCCGACGTCCAATACCACTATACTGTCAGTACCGGCCTGTTTCCAGGTCGCTACCAAAGGACAATCATCCAAAGATTTCTCATCTGATGTTTTTATTCCCGAACAAGAAGCATGCAAAAGAAGTACTCCGCAAAATAAAAGAGAATGAAGTGATTTCATAGTTTGTGTATTAATAAATAAATCAATGGCAAAGGTAGAGAAAGAAAAAGGAAAAGAAGAAAAAGGAAGCGGACATTACAGTAGTCATTTCCCATTCTTTATCAACACTTTATATTATCAAACATACAATACTGGCGGACATATCACCTGAAACTGCTTCTTTTTCGTTATTTTTGCCTGCACAAAAACAAATAGAATGATGGAACATCCACTTAATCAATTTAAATACTGTCCGAAATGCGGTTCTGCCGCTTTTGAGATTCACAACGAGAAGTCTAAACAATGTACCGATTGCGGGTTCGTTTATTATTTCAACCCGTCATCGGCTACAGTGGCACTGATCTTAAACGAAAAAGACGAGTTACTGGTATGCCGCCGTGCCAAAGAGCCGGCGAAAGGGACGCTGGACCTTCCGGGTGGCTTCATCGACATGAACGAAACGGGTGAAGAAGGAGTAAGCCGGGAAGTAGAAGAGGAGACCGGACTAAAAGTGAAAAAGGCAACCTACCTGTTTTCCCTTCCGAACATTTATATCTATTCCGGGTTTCCTGTACATACGCTCGACATGTTTTTCCTTTGCCAAGTGGAAGATACAAGTCACTTTGAAGCAATGGATGATGTGGCGGACTCGTTTTTCGTCCCATTGTGCCAAATTAATCCCGAAGAGTTCGGGTTGGGCTCTATCAAAAAAGGGTTAAAAAGATTCCTGAAAGAGAGGTAAAATACATAAAAACAAGTACTTTTGTCAAAACTCTGAATTATGAAAAAAAAGATATCACGATTGATATGTGCCGTGGCATGTTGTGTGCCTGTCGCCTTGCAGGCACAAACCAGCGAGAAAATAACGTCTCCCGTAAATCTGTATAAAGAAGGGAAAGAGCTGTTCCTGCAAAAGAACTATGCAGCCGCAATGCCTCCCCTGCGCACATTTGTCCGCCAGAAAGCGGACGTGAACCTGAAAGAAGAGGCTGAATACATGTTGGTATGTTCGGCGTATGAATTGAAAGACCGTAATGCCATCGCGCAACTACGCAACTATCTGGACACCTATCCGGATACTCCTCACGCAAACCGTATTTATGCACTGATTGCCTCTGCTTATTTTTATCAGGGCAACTATGATGAAGCTCTCGCCTTGTTCAACTCTTCCCGCCTTGATTTGCTGGGCAACGAGGAACGGGATGACATGACCTATCAATTGGCTACCTGCTACCTGAAAGTCGGCAATGTCAAAGAGGCCGCCATCTGGTTCGAAACCCTGAAAGCAAGCAGTCCCAAATATGCGAATGACTGTTCTTACTATATCTCATACATACGTTATACGCAAAAACGGTATGACGAAGCACTGAAAGGCTTTCTCCCCCTGCAGGATGACGCAAAATACAAGGCATTGGTGCCCTATTATATCGCTGAGATTTACGCCGTCAAAAAGAATTATGACAAGGCACAGATCGTAGCACAAAATTATCTGTCTGCCTATCCGCAAAACGAACACGCCGCGGAAATGTATCGGATTCTGGGAGATGCCTATTATCATTTTGGAGATTATCACAAGGCGGTCGCCTCTTTCCGGAATTATCTGGAAAAGGAAAATACTCCACGAAGAGACGCACTTTATATGCTGGGACTGTCTTACTTTCAGACCGGCGTATTTTCCAAAGCTGCCGAAACACTCGGAGAGGTCACTACCGAGAGCGATGCACTCACTCAAAACGCATACCTGCACATGGGACTCGCCTATCTGCATCTGGCTGAAAAAAACAAAGCCCGCATGGCATTCGAGCAGGCTGCCGCCTCGAACGCAAACCTGAAAATTAAAGAACAGGCCGCCTACAACTATGCATTGTGCATCCACGAAACATCTTATTCGGCTTTCGGCGAGTCGGTAACTGTTTTTGAAAAATTCCTCAATGAATTCCCGAACTCAGAATATGCGGAGATGGTAAGTAGCTATCTGGTAGAAGTGTATATGAACACACGGAGCTATGAGGCGGCCCTGAAGTCAATCGACCGCATCGCACATCCCGGTAAACGCATTCTGGAAGCAAAGCAACGTATCTTATTCCAACTGGGCACACAAGCATTCGCCAATACACAATTCGAACAAGCCATCGGTTATTTCGACCGCTCGCTCGGACTCGGACAATACAACCGCCAGACCAAAGCCGACGCCCTCTACTGGAGAGGCGAAGCTTATTACCGCTTGAACCGTATGGAGGAAGCTAAACGGAACTTCACCGATTATCTGCAATTGACCCAGCAGACCCATAACGAGATGTATGCCCTGGCACATTATAACTTAGGCTATATCGCATTTCACCAGAAAGACTATACACAGGCACAAAACTGGTTCCGGAAATATATCAGCCTGGAAAAAGGGGAAAACAAAACGGCACTGGCCGATGCTTATAACCGCATCGGAGACTGTTATCTGGATGTGCGCAACTTTGACGAAGCCAAACATTATTACTCACAGGCAGAAGCGATGAATACTCCTTCGGGAGACTATTCATTCTATCAACTCGCACTTGTATCGGGCCTGCAAAAAGATTATTCAGGCAAAATCACTTTGTTGAATCGCCTGGCAGGTAAATATCCCGCTTCCCCCTATGCCATCAGCGCCCTGTACGAAAAAGGCCGTTCTTATGTATTGATGGACAACAATCAACAGGCCATCGCTTCGTTCAAGGAACTATTGGCTAAATATCCCGAAAGTCCTGTCAGCCGCAAAGCAGCGGCAGAGATCGGATTGCTCTATTACCAAAACGAGGACTACGACCAGGCTATTAACGCTTACAAGCAAGTCGTCCAAAAATATCCGGGAAGCGACGAAGCGCGTCTGGCCATGCGTGACCTGAAGTCGATCTATGTGGATATGAACCGTATCGATGAATTTGCGGCGCTGGCTTCGGCTATGCCGGGCAACATCCGCTTCGATGCGAGCGAGCAGGACTCACTGACTTATATGGCAGCTGAGAAGATTTACATCCGGGGACGAGTGGAGCAGGCCAAAGAGAGCTTCGGAAAGTACCTGCAAACTTTCCCGGATGGAGCATTCGGACTGAACGCACACTATTATCTCTGCCTGATAGGCAAAGAACAAAAGAACTACGACATGATTCTGGAACATTCGGGCAAGTTGCTTGAGTATCCGGACAATCCTTTCTCGGAAGAGGCATTGATTATGCGTGCGGAAGTACAATTCAATAAAGTACAGTTTGCCGATGCACTGGCAAGCTACAAAATGCTGAAAGAAAAAGCAACTACCGCCGAACGCAGACTGCTGGCCGAAACCGGTATGCTCCGTGCGGCTTATCTGCTAAAAGACGATACGGAAACCATTCATGCGGCAACTGCCTTATTATCGGAAGCCAAACTAAGCCCGGAACTTAAGAACGAAGCCCTGTATTACCGTGCCAAAGCTTATCTGAATCAGAAAGCAGACAAAGCCGCCATGGGCGACTTGAAAGAACTGGCCAAGGATACACGTAACCTATACGGTGCAGAAGCAAAATTCCTGGTAGCCCAGGAA containing:
- a CDS encoding 6-bladed beta-propeller — translated: MKQIFLFLFIFLFTSCISGGAKQEQVKVVDRTIRIGDAMEHPVPMKLSAFVDSITYVPLETTKSYVKDKMLISYVKPYWGVYPGSLFDKEGRFVANIGALGQGPGEESGFGYSIFYDRDRNIFYTQGDKIIQFDAKGKFTGKEIRIAYRDKGIEGKIASGLKNVYAMVKSGKDYLIVNYPDSIFWMDAELNVRHGDRIISDSLFLTPSGVGGGMPYTFSDYKDTTIFYNCFTDAIYTVTDTGLQKRWTLEFKGSKADNRCFLNDYKKLYLDEYVKIVSSSKGNVETMKEKAQNSELAQLIDNKKWVYHVSEGERYLFLWWLNLKAFSSAWRGYNESHIALYDKRTGEAVAIAGDGLIDDIDNGMTFFPRYGICNNAMVSSVWPFELKEYIQEKKAKGEAVSDRLIALADSLDDEQNPILVIAHLKK
- a CDS encoding 6-bladed beta-propeller; this encodes MKSILLLIITLLGCSSNMKQEPISKSGIPVINLSEDVSTVPSLLLSESAEKLEIVPLEMTDQSMLGEIRRIQVTEHDIWIHDFNKFYIYRFSRTGKFLNRIGSIGQAPGEYVNFSTFLVDEYKKEVYIISNNNGILVYNFKGEFKKKIVDQQTINNLFSSVYSQYILYNGNFFAAQNIALYKLIDKDSLWSFAFLDTAFQEKKLFKNPAHMGREEQIIANCVDKGRMINLWMEYQTSIDTYNNQLTLKYPDTDTIYCYDDATNDLLSQYVICTREEKGDYEVTHLWFKDRKAFDYFSIKSYYPTKAFIYLVGSKGEEVYTYCYNKKDGSVRLQKRQSAITERDVPWFSFPLRQMKRDFVLDNDLGGGDFTVDSRSSGKYWVDILEPGGDENWIDIDQIKSSTVIDESKKKELIRVLESATEDSNPILMIATLK
- a CDS encoding 6-bladed beta-propeller; amino-acid sequence: MKHMSLLLIGVFVLLGCSSNKKQEPISKSGVPVINLSEDVSTVPSLLLSEAAEKLEIVPLEMTDESVLSDITEMQVTDHNIWIDHGREFYIYRFSRTGKFLNKIGSIGQGPGEYTTYSTFLVDEDKKEVYIIANTNGVLAYDFEGNFKRKIIDIQMILQLFSSPYDQYILNNQKFFATQNFGLYRPIDKDSLWSFVSLGDDFQKKKYFKNPAHVGREEQIIANRANMDRMVNYWREYLTSMDTYNAQLTLKYPDTDTIYCYDDATNQLSPQYAIFTDEEKGDYEATHLWFKDRKAFDYFSIFSYYPTKDFIYLVGSKGEEVYTYCYNKKDGSVRLQKRQSTITERDVPWFSFPLRQMKRDFVLDNDLGGGDFTVDSRSSGKYWIDILEPGGDENWIDIDQIKSSTVIDESKKKELIRVLESATEDSNPILMIATLK
- a CDS encoding LytTR family DNA-binding domain-containing protein translates to MDKIEFREDKITFSYKKSYGECLYQDLIAVEYSKPYCILQIGGRNSILFLISLRVILEKLPADFLLINRGIIVNKERIVDCVLQDGAYHIKMDNNKIYRISTRKLATVKKYFMVQNDTI
- a CDS encoding DUF4934 domain-containing protein; the protein is MKVLYVIFICVLYSCMQNVEPDNKINVGAAMNALGKITAQTISSNVRYVALETNDSSLVGEMPDMRVLEHAILVSSVNQCLKLFDRSTGKFIRDIGHVGTDPQGYAKDAWGKVNYWVDYDQNIIYVLGWGNDLILYDLAGNYKDRICIDDNVRYNLQQSYLYVTYGKLWGHNKLDISKSPLFCIDENSNHITDIVGLPIDLLPMDDLQSISELLGDYASYGGDLTMASFANGGKFYTAINSPSLWRFENDIRLKQTFNDTIYTLSDSKIKPYLIFELGDWAWQYQDRLEEGGCEKKIMIDYALENERCIYFHFHTGFYTKNRQAFCGLYYKADHRVVLMCGDRLLDTVNRQSLRVRGVSSDGCFIALLQPDELCDEVKKKTGSKEEDNPIVVILE
- a CDS encoding DUF4221 family protein → MKQNTFFVNVWTLMLILGLIACGEKKTQVKTELQRIEAFAFDVNDDYLQSYAGTFCYSTSARIDGKECLIVYNGKLHSIDILNLADRRPLKQIALAKDGPDQILAPKGIGYYKDSFIILNTGGLYRVGQDGKVVSKKLLNDFPQIKEEGYGIAVPDLTVYFSVYSFFGFDAANGRVALPLYFYEKDTTGEYPKKVLIVSCDDWNIRDEVEIHCPDVIRKEGDMQLLGCVNVLPYGDRLIYNFPASSKVYVYDLSAKKSKEYDFPSTFTDPFFHLPDINGSEPGFGCLKTGYYFPLCYDAYHNVFWRIQQGPLDGHGVGGKPFSVMCISPDFLNSAEYVIPAGASIYPDLAFTDSLILLPYTGGDKIGENNMCFYGLQYRE